Below is a genomic region from Azospirillum sp. B510.
GCCTTGGCGGCACTGGAACCCGAAGCGGCCGGATTCAGCTGTCCGATCCGGCAGCGCTGCTGACACTGGCGGGAAATGATCCGCAGCTCGTCTCCTGAAAGTTTGAGACACCCGCTTTTATGCTGTATTGGATAGGAGATATAGGATAGAGTCTCTCATCCTTTAGACGGAGATATGCGTCATGCCGCACCGTCAAGATAGCGCCACGGTCAGCGTGATCCGTCAGATCCGCGACCACAGCCGTGCATGCCACAACCTGCCCGCCCGCGAGATCCTGCTGCGGGTCGAGCGGCGGATGATCCAATTCCTTGAAAACGGAATGGCTTGGCCGATCTGTGGTCCAGGGGCCGATCAGGACCGCACATCACAGTCCGGTCGGACCCGGATGCCGGAATGGATGCCGGAATGGGTGCCGGAGTGTGACTCTGTCACAGACCATGGCCCGGCCCGGGTGTAGAGCGGTGGACGTCATCGCTCAAACACGGACAGGTGCCATCATGAATTGCCGCAATCTGGGCCCGGTGGACCGCGCGCTGCGCGCCATCCTCGGGCTGATCCTGATTTCACTGACCGTCGTCGGGCCGCAGAGCCTGTGGGGGCTGGTCGGGCTGGTGCCGCTGCTGACCGCGTTCGTCGGCTTCTGCCCGGCCTACACGCTGCTGGGCATCAAGACCTGCCGGACGGACAGCCACATCGCCTGACCCGCATCGACGGAACGTGTCGAACCGGTCCGCCCGGAAGGCGGGCCGGTCGCTCGACGTCAAGCCGGACCCGCCGCCGTCAGGCGCGTGGGGCGTGCTTGTTCAGGATGCGTTGCAGGGTGCGGCGGTGCATCTTCAACCGGCGCGCGGTTTCGGAGACGTTGCGGTCGCACTGCTCGAAGACGCGCTGGATGTGTTCCCAGCGCACGCGGTCGGCCGACATCGGGTTTTCCGGCGGCTGGGGCAGCGGGCGGCCATCGGCCAGCAGCGCCGATTCCACCGCGTCGGCGTCGGCCGGCTTGGGCAGGTAATCGACCGCGCCGGCCTTCACCGCCGCCACCGCCGTGGCGATGTTGCCATAGCCGGTCATCATGACGATGCGGGCGTCGGGGCGGGCGTCGCGCAGGGCCGCGACCACGTCCAGCCCGTTGCCATCGCCCAGCCGCAGATCGACCACCGCGAAGGCGGGGGCCGATTCCTGCGCCACCTCGATGCCGAGTTGCACGCTGTCGACCGCGACGACGTTGAAGCCGCGCTTTTCCATGGCGCGGGCCAGCCGCGTGCGGAAGGGAGCATCGTCGTCGACGATCAGGAGGCTGCGGGTGACGTCGCCAGTGAAGGTCAGTTTGACGGCATCGCCCGACAGCATGTCATCGGTTGTTTTGAGGGTGTCCACCGTGAAACCTCATTTCTTGGCGTTGATGGTTTTCCAGCGCACGGAGATCCGCGCGCCACCGCCGCCCTGCGGGGGATGTCCACCGGCGGTCTGATCGGCGGGCGGGGGGCCGACAGGCTGTTCGTTCGACGGCGGGTTGTTGGTGTAGCGCACGGTCGCCCCGGTCTTTTCCAGCAGCGTCTGCGCGATGAAGATGCCGAGCCCCATATGCCCGCCGCCGGTCTGCCCCTTGGGGCCGGAGCGCTCGCCGCGCACCGACAGATAGGGTTCGCCGATGCGGCCCAGCAGATGGGACGGAAAGCCCGGACCATCGTCCATCACCGTGATGGTGATGCCGCGCCCATCCCAGGCGGCGGCGACCGTCACCTTGTGGCGGGCGAACTGGTGGGCGTTCTGGATGAAGTTGCCGATGCCGTGGATGATCTCCGGGCTGCGGCGCAGGAAGGGCTCCTCCGCCTCGCCGACCGGGTGCGGTTCGACGGCGAACTGGATATGGCCGAGACGGTGCGGAGCGGCGGCGGCCTCGATCAGCGTGGTCAGCGGCAGCCGCTCGAACGGGTCGCCGCCGTCGGCCTCCGGCTTGCGCGCCAGATCGGCCAGGATCTCGCGGCAGCGCATCACCTGGCTTTGCAGAAGCTCGACATCCTCGCCATAGGGGCTGTCGGGCGGCAGGTCGCGCGCCAGCTCCTTCGCCACCACGGCGATGGTGCCGAGCGGCGAGCCCAGCTCATGCGCGGCGGCGGCGGCGAGCGCGCCCAAGGCGCCCAGCCGCTGCTCGCGGGCGAGCGCCACCTGCGAGGCGGCAAGTGCGTCGGCGAAGCGCCGCGCCTCGGCGGCGACGCGGAAGACATAGCCGGCGATGAAGAGCGACGACACCGTCAGCGACAGCCAGACCCCGAAGGCATAGAGCGGCGCCATGGCGCGCACCGGCTCCTCCCACGGCAGCGGGAAATGCCAGAGGGCGAGCGCCGTCAGGCAGATCAGGTTCAGCCCGGTCAGCAGCACCGTGCTGTAGCGCGACAGGATGGCCGCGCCCACGGTCATCGGCGCCAGCAGCAGGATGGCGAAGGGGTTGCTCAACCCGCCGGTCAGATAGAGCAGCAGCGTCAGCTGCAACATGTCGTAGCTGAGATAGAGCGCGGCATCGCGGTCGGCCAGCCGCAGCCGGCCGCCCTGCTGGGCCATCGCCACCACGTTCAGCAGGGCCGACGCGCTGATGGCGGCCAGCACCGGCCCCAGCGGCAACGGGAATTCCAGGCCGAGACTGACGAAGGTCACCGCCGCCAGTTGCCCCAGCACCGCGACCCAGCGGATCAGGATCAGCGTGCGGAGCGTGATGCGGCCGTCCGGCTGCGCCCAGTGCGAGGGCGCCGGCGTTGCCTGGACCGGTACGGTCAGTGCGCTGGCGAGCGTCACCATGATCCATTTCCCCGGAAAGTATGACCCTGGCGGTTGCGGCGCTTGCCGCCATATTCTGTGCCCATGACCGAGCCAACCATTCCCCAGCCCATTCCGCAGCCGCCCCCCTCCCTGCCGGCCGCCCCCCTGCCGGCCGCCACGCCCGCCATCCGGGCGGACCGGCTGACCAAGCGCTTCCCGACGCCGGACGGCGGGGAGGTGACGGCGGTCGACGCCATCGCCTTCACCGTGCCGCGCGGCGGCGTCACCGGCCTCCTCGGCGGCAACGGCGCCGGCAAGACGACGACCATCTCGATGCTGCTGGGGCTTCTGCTGCCGACGGCCGGGACGGTGGAGATCCTGGGCGTCGACATGGCGCGCCATCGGCATGCCGTGCTTCCGCGCATGAATTTCTCCTCCCCCTATGTCGAACTGCCCCATCGGCTGACGGTGCGGGAGAACCTTACCGTCTATGCCCACCTCTACGGTTTGACATGCGTCAAAAAGCGCGTCCAAGATCTGGCCGAGCATCTTGACCTGACGCGGTTTCTCGATCGCCCGTCCGGCGGACTGTCAGCCGGGCAGAAAACCCGCGTGGCGCTGGCCAAGGCGCTGCTGAACGAACCCGAGCTTCTGCTGCTGGACGAGCCGACGGCGTCGCTCGATCCCGACACCGCCGACTGGATCCGGACATATCTGGAGGGCTACCGCCTGCGCACCGGCGCCACCATCCTGCTCGCCTCCCACAACATGCTGGAGGTGGAGCGGCTGTGCGACGGCGTGCTGGTGATGCGGCAGGGGCGGATCGTCGACCGCGGCGCCCCCTCCGCCCTGCTCGCCCGCTATGGCCGCCAGACTCTGGAGGAGGTGTTCCTCGACATCGCCCGCGCCTCCGCCGACCGCATCCTGACCGGGGAGGCCGCCGATGCCGCCGAGTGAAGGCGTTCCCGTTCCGCGCGCCACCTTCTCGGCGAGGCGGGTCGGCGCCATGGTGCTGCGCTACTGGTACCTGCTGCGCGGATCCTGGCCGCGCATCCTGGAGCTGGCCTATTGGCCGACCATGCAGATGATCCTATGGGGCTACATCAACCAGTTCATGGCCTCCAGCAGCGGCGGCGGCAGCGGCTGGGTGGCGCAGGGGGCCGGCGTGCTGGTCAGCGCCGTGCTGCTGTGGGACGTGCTGTTCCGCGGCCAGCTCGGCGTTTCCATCTCCTTCCTGGAGGAGATGTGGTCGCGCAACCTCGGCCATCTGTTCGTCAGCCCCTTGCGGCCCGGCGAATGGGTGACGGCGCTGATGACGATGAGCCTGCTGCGCACGCTGATCGGCGTGCTGCCGGCGGCGGGGCTGGCGCTTCCCTTCTTCGGCTATTCGGTCTTCGCGCTGGGGCTGCCGCTGGTCGCCTTCTTCGCCAACCTGATCGTGATGGGCTGGTCGCTCGGCCTGCTGATCGTCGCGCTGATCCTGCGCTATGGCATGGGGGCGGAGGGGCTGGCCTGGATCGTCGTCTTCATGCTGGCGCCGGTCAGCGCCGTCTATTACCCGGTCTCGGTGCTGCCGGCGTGGCTGCAACCGGTGGCGCTCGCCCTGCCGTCGACCCATGTGTTCGAGGGCTTGCGGGCGCTGGTGTTCGACGGCGCCCTGCGCTGGGACCATCTGGCCTGGGCGACCGGGCTGAACCTGCTCTTCATGGCGGCCGGCATCGCCGTGTTCCTCTACGCCTTCCATCAGGCGCGGGTGCGCGGGGCCTTGCTGCAAACGGGGGAATAGCGGGTAGAGTGTGCGCCCACTCACGCCAGCGACACCGGAGAGCGCCGCCATGACCCGATCCACCCCCAGCCCCGACCTGTTCGACCGGCTCGTCGCCGGGGCGCGGCCGGACTGGTCGGCCTATGTCGACCACGCCTTCGTGCGCGGGATGGCCGACGGGACGCTGCCGCAGGGCTGTTTCCGGCATTATCTGGTGCAGGATTACCTGTTCCTGATCCATTTCGCCCGCGCCTACGCGCTCGCCATCTACAAGGGCCGCGACCTGCGCGAAATGCGGGCCTCGCTGAACGGGCTGAAGGCGATCCTCGATGTGGAGATGGACCTGCATGTCGGGCTGTGCGCCGGCTGGGGCCTGTCCGCCGCCGAGCTGGAGCAGGCGCCGGAGGCCAAGGCGACGATGGCCTACACCCGCTATGTGCTGGAAACCGGCTTGCGCGGCGACCTGCTGGATCTGCATGTGGCGCTCAGCCCCTGCGTCATCGGCTATGCCGAGATCGGCCGCCGGCTGGCCGGGCTGCCCGGCGCCCTGGACGAGGCCAACCCCTACCGCGTCTGGATCGCCGAATATGCCGGCGAGGCCTATCAGGAGGTGGCGCGGGCGGCGCGGGAGAATTTGGACCGGCTGGCGGCCGACGGGATGACGGAGGCGCGCTTCCCCCGTCTGCTGACGATCTTCCGGCAGGCCAGCCGGCTGGAGGCGGATTTCTGGGAGATGGGGATGACGCTGGCGGGGTAGCCGGCTCAAGCCTCTTCCACCGCGACATCGCCAGCGGACTCGTCGGGCGGCACCCCGGTGTAGACGGCGCGGGGACGGATCAGTCGCTCCGTTCCCCGCTGCTCCATCGCTTGGGCGATCCAGCCGACCGCGCGGCCGAGGGCGAACAGCGTGAAGGCCGACCCTTCCGGCAAGCCGAGATGCCGCCGCAGGACCACCAGGGCGATGTCGATCGTCGGCGCCTGTCCGGTCAAACCTTCGGCGGCGCGCAGCAGTTCGGCCGCCGCCGGGTGATCCGGCAGCAGCCGCGCCAGCAACGCCTTGGCGCGGACATCGCCGTTGGGATAGAGCGGGTGGCCGAAGCCCGGAATCTTTTCTCCCGCCGCCAGCCGCCGCTCCAACTGCGCGGCGACGGGCTCATGGTCGGTCAGCCCAGTCCAGAAATGCTCGATCCGCGTGGTGGTCGCGCCATGCCGGTTGCCGGACAGGGCGCAGAGCCCGCCGACCACCGCCGCCCGCAGGCTGGCCCCGGTGGAGGCGATGCAACGCGCCGTGAAGCTGGACGCGTTCAGCTCATGGTCGGCGCACAGCACCAGCGCCCTGCGGACGAGGTCGCCGCCCGCCCCGTCCAGCCCCCAGGCCGCCGCCAGCTGCTGGTGCAGCGGCGCCGCGCTCGGCCGGCTGCGCAGGGCCGCCGCGAAGAGCAGGCGCAGCAGCCCGCCGCAATTCCCGAGGAATCGCCCGTCGGCCGGCCGCCATGACGCCGTCGCGTCGTCGGACGCCCCCGCCAGCAGCAGGGCGGGCAAGGCTTCGGCCGGCGGACTCCCGGCGCAGTGCGGCAACAGGGCGTCATAGGCGGGAAGGACGGCCGGTGGTTCGGGTGGGAACGCGGCGTCCACCGCACAGCCCCAGAACAGGGCCGCCGTCTCCTCCAGCGTCGCCGTGGCCGCCAGGGCCACGGCATCCCGTCCGCGGTAATAGAGCCGTCCGCGCCGGATCAGCGTGATCGCCGATTCGAGAACCGGCACGCCCCAGTCCAGCGTCGATTTGGCGACCTCCTTCGGCCGCCGCCCGCGCTTGCGCTGCGCGCCCAGCCGATCGACCTCGTCGGACAGATAGCGGCTTTGCCGGGGATCCGCCGCGGCATGGGCCTGCAACAGGCCCCGGCTGACATAGGCATAGAGGGTCTGGCGGGACACGCCCAGCCGCGTCGCCGCCTCCTCGGCCGACAGATAGACCGCCATTCCGCCCTCCCCCTCCTGTCCTCATGTTGATTGAAACAATCAAGATTGACGATATGGCAGGCCCGCGATGGAGTGAAGGCGGAGCGACCCAGCCGTCGCCCTATCCGATGGAGACACTCATGGCGCTGATGAACGGGGACTCCGGTTCCCCGCAACGCACGGCCCTTGCCGCGATCTGGCGGGCGGCCGGTGGCGACGACCGGCTTTGCCGGTCCGTCGCGTTTCACGGCGAGGGGGATCTTCCCTCCGTCTTCGCGGTCAGCGCGCTGGCCGCCGCCGCGGTCGCCGCCGCCGGGCTGGCCGTCGCCGAGTTCAGGGAGACCGCCTTCGGCCACCGACCGCCGGTGACCGTCGACCAGCGTCTGGCCTCCCTGTGGTTCGGCACCTCGGTGAGGCCGCGCGGCTGGAGCCTGCCGCCCGCCTGGGATCCGATCGCCGGCGATTACGAGACCAGGGATGGCTGGATCCGCCTTCACACCAACGCCGCGCATCATCGAGACGCGGCTCTGCGCATCCTTGGCACGGCGCCCGACCGCGATGCCGTGGCCGCCGCGGTCCGCCGCCGGGACGCCGACGGGCTGGAAGCCGCCATCGTCGGCGACGGCGGATGTGCCGCGGCGATGCGCGATCTCGCCGCCTGGCGCCGTCATCCGCAGGGGGAGGCCGTCGCCGGCGAGCCGCTGTTGTGGGTCGAGGCGCTGGAGCCCGCCGGCGACATCCGCGCGCCTACCCTGGCGGAGCGCCCTTCGGTGGAACGCCCCTCGGTGGAACGCCCATTGGCCGGCGTGAGGGTGCTGGACCTGACCCGCGTCCTCGCCGGGCCGACCGCCACGCGGTTCCTCGCCGGTTTCGGCGCCGAGGTGCTGCGCATCGACCCGCCCTGGTGGGACGAGCCCTCCCTTCTGGCCGAGATGACGCCCGGCAAGCGCCGCGCCCGCCTCGACCTGCGCGACCCCGGCCAGCGGGAACGCTTCACGGACCTGCTGTCGCAGGCCGATCTCTTGGTGCATGGCTACCGCGCCGATGCCCTCGACCGGATGGGGCTCGGTCGCGAAGCCCGGCAGCGGCTCCGTCCCGGCCTGATCGACGTGTCGCTGGACGCCTATGGCTGGAGTGGTCCCTGGCGGAACCGGCGCGGCTTCGACAGTCTGGTGCAGATGAGCGGCGGCATCGCCGCCGAAGGAATGCGCCGCCATGGCGGCGACCGGCCCAGGCCCCTGCCCGTCCAGGCGCTCGACCATGCCGCCGGCTATCTTCTGGCCACCGCCGCCCTGCGCGGCCTGACCCGCCGGCTGGTGGACGGGCGGGGGTCATCCTGGCGCACGTCGCTGGCCAGGGTCGGGACACTGCTTACCGAACTGCCGCTCCCGGCCGGCGACGGCACCTTGCGGGACGCCGATGCGGGAGACTTCGCCGACGACCCGGAGCATACCGCCTGGGGTCCCGCCCAGCGCCTGAAACCCGCCCTGACCATCGAAGGATCACCGATCCGCTGGGACCGGCCGGCCGGTCCGCTCGGCACGGACGAGGCGCGCTGGTGAATCCCCGACGTCCGGCGGCCCACCTTCAGGCCAGCATATGATCCAGCAGGATCTTCGTACCCAGCCCGATCAGCACCACGCCGCCGGCCATCTCCGCCCAGCGGCCGAGATGGTTGCCGGCGGCCTTGCCGATCAGCACGCCGCCGAACGCCACGGCGAAGGTGACGACGCCGATCAGCGCCGAAGTGGTCACCATGTCGACATCGACCAGCGCCAACCCGGCACCGACGGCGGCGGCGTCGATGCTGGTGGCGATGGCGGTGGTCAGCAGGGCCAGCCACTCCGACCGCGCGCTGCGCACCGGGCCGCAATCGGCTTCGCCGGCATCACCGTCATCCGTGATGGCGTTGCGCAGCATGGCACCGCCGACCAGCAGCAGCAGACCGAAGGCGATCCAGTGATCGACCGACTCGACGAGGCTGGCGAAGGCGATGCCGATCCCCCAGCCGACCAGCGGCATGGCGAACTGGCAGATGCCGAAGGCGGCGCCGACGCGGACCGCCTCGGGCAGGCCGGCACGGCGCAGACAGGCCCCACGGCCCAGGGCCGCGGCGAAGGAATCCATCGAAAGGCTGAAAGCGAGAGCGAGGGAGGTGGCGATCATGGCTATTCCCGGGCCAGACAACACAGTGGAACCGGACGCACTCCGGCTGGCCGCGGAGATGTCCGATCCACTGGTCTCGCCGGGTCGACCCTCTGGTCGCCGTGCGCGCCATGGCGGTAACGGCCGGAGGCCGGAACCATCCAAGTCTGTTGACGCGAACCCCGCCGAATCGATGCCGGCGGGTGGC
It encodes:
- the tenA gene encoding thiaminase II codes for the protein MTRSTPSPDLFDRLVAGARPDWSAYVDHAFVRGMADGTLPQGCFRHYLVQDYLFLIHFARAYALAIYKGRDLREMRASLNGLKAILDVEMDLHVGLCAGWGLSAAELEQAPEAKATMAYTRYVLETGLRGDLLDLHVALSPCVIGYAEIGRRLAGLPGALDEANPYRVWIAEYAGEAYQEVARAARENLDRLAADGMTEARFPRLLTIFRQASRLEADFWEMGMTLAG
- a CDS encoding manganese efflux pump MntP → MIATSLALAFSLSMDSFAAALGRGACLRRAGLPEAVRVGAAFGICQFAMPLVGWGIGIAFASLVESVDHWIAFGLLLLVGGAMLRNAITDDGDAGEADCGPVRSARSEWLALLTTAIATSIDAAAVGAGLALVDVDMVTTSALIGVVTFAVAFGGVLIGKAAGNHLGRWAEMAGGVVLIGLGTKILLDHMLA
- a CDS encoding ABC transporter permease, producing the protein MPPSEGVPVPRATFSARRVGAMVLRYWYLLRGSWPRILELAYWPTMQMILWGYINQFMASSSGGGSGWVAQGAGVLVSAVLLWDVLFRGQLGVSISFLEEMWSRNLGHLFVSPLRPGEWVTALMTMSLLRTLIGVLPAAGLALPFFGYSVFALGLPLVAFFANLIVMGWSLGLLIVALILRYGMGAEGLAWIVVFMLAPVSAVYYPVSVLPAWLQPVALALPSTHVFEGLRALVFDGALRWDHLAWATGLNLLFMAAGIAVFLYAFHQARVRGALLQTGE
- a CDS encoding CoA transferase; the protein is METLMALMNGDSGSPQRTALAAIWRAAGGDDRLCRSVAFHGEGDLPSVFAVSALAAAAVAAAGLAVAEFRETAFGHRPPVTVDQRLASLWFGTSVRPRGWSLPPAWDPIAGDYETRDGWIRLHTNAAHHRDAALRILGTAPDRDAVAAAVRRRDADGLEAAIVGDGGCAAAMRDLAAWRRHPQGEAVAGEPLLWVEALEPAGDIRAPTLAERPSVERPSVERPLAGVRVLDLTRVLAGPTATRFLAGFGAEVLRIDPPWWDEPSLLAEMTPGKRRARLDLRDPGQRERFTDLLSQADLLVHGYRADALDRMGLGREARQRLRPGLIDVSLDAYGWSGPWRNRRGFDSLVQMSGGIAAEGMRRHGGDRPRPLPVQALDHAAGYLLATAALRGLTRRLVDGRGSSWRTSLARVGTLLTELPLPAGDGTLRDADAGDFADDPEHTAWGPAQRLKPALTIEGSPIRWDRPAGPLGTDEARW
- a CDS encoding ABC transporter ATP-binding protein, whose amino-acid sequence is MTEPTIPQPIPQPPPSLPAAPLPAATPAIRADRLTKRFPTPDGGEVTAVDAIAFTVPRGGVTGLLGGNGAGKTTTISMLLGLLLPTAGTVEILGVDMARHRHAVLPRMNFSSPYVELPHRLTVRENLTVYAHLYGLTCVKKRVQDLAEHLDLTRFLDRPSGGLSAGQKTRVALAKALLNEPELLLLDEPTASLDPDTADWIRTYLEGYRLRTGATILLASHNMLEVERLCDGVLVMRQGRIVDRGAPSALLARYGRQTLEEVFLDIARASADRILTGEAADAAE
- a CDS encoding YgaP family membrane protein yields the protein MNCRNLGPVDRALRAILGLILISLTVVGPQSLWGLVGLVPLLTAFVGFCPAYTLLGIKTCRTDSHIA
- a CDS encoding ActR/PrrA/RegA family redox response regulator transcription factor is translated as MLSGDAVKLTFTGDVTRSLLIVDDDAPFRTRLARAMEKRGFNVVAVDSVQLGIEVAQESAPAFAVVDLRLGDGNGLDVVAALRDARPDARIVMMTGYGNIATAVAAVKAGAVDYLPKPADADAVESALLADGRPLPQPPENPMSADRVRWEHIQRVFEQCDRNVSETARRLKMHRRTLQRILNKHAPRA
- a CDS encoding citrate synthase family protein; its protein translation is MAVYLSAEEAATRLGVSRQTLYAYVSRGLLQAHAAADPRQSRYLSDEVDRLGAQRKRGRRPKEVAKSTLDWGVPVLESAITLIRRGRLYYRGRDAVALAATATLEETAALFWGCAVDAAFPPEPPAVLPAYDALLPHCAGSPPAEALPALLLAGASDDATASWRPADGRFLGNCGGLLRLLFAAALRSRPSAAPLHQQLAAAWGLDGAGGDLVRRALVLCADHELNASSFTARCIASTGASLRAAVVGGLCALSGNRHGATTTRIEHFWTGLTDHEPVAAQLERRLAAGEKIPGFGHPLYPNGDVRAKALLARLLPDHPAAAELLRAAEGLTGQAPTIDIALVVLRRHLGLPEGSAFTLFALGRAVGWIAQAMEQRGTERLIRPRAVYTGVPPDESAGDVAVEEA
- a CDS encoding ActS/PrrB/RegB family redox-sensitive histidine kinase is translated as MVTLASALTVPVQATPAPSHWAQPDGRITLRTLILIRWVAVLGQLAAVTFVSLGLEFPLPLGPVLAAISASALLNVVAMAQQGGRLRLADRDAALYLSYDMLQLTLLLYLTGGLSNPFAILLLAPMTVGAAILSRYSTVLLTGLNLICLTALALWHFPLPWEEPVRAMAPLYAFGVWLSLTVSSLFIAGYVFRVAAEARRFADALAASQVALAREQRLGALGALAAAAAHELGSPLGTIAVVAKELARDLPPDSPYGEDVELLQSQVMRCREILADLARKPEADGGDPFERLPLTTLIEAAAAPHRLGHIQFAVEPHPVGEAEEPFLRRSPEIIHGIGNFIQNAHQFARHKVTVAAAWDGRGITITVMDDGPGFPSHLLGRIGEPYLSVRGERSGPKGQTGGGHMGLGIFIAQTLLEKTGATVRYTNNPPSNEQPVGPPPADQTAGGHPPQGGGGARISVRWKTINAKK